Proteins co-encoded in one Ktedonobacterales bacterium genomic window:
- a CDS encoding DEAD/DEAH box helicase: protein MLPPVIEKARKILLHEQRLGHTDQTVRPGGLEAFVARWADEVEKLRLSGALADAASALPVEQAIQHLLQDYHTLDPMQRAARVRAALARLSGQAPETTPDGKASGFSARPAARPMTTAQEARILPSSEPRKSAPGSQVSPSRSGQSQGAEPATAPGPVMQEAAPWELLPSRGPISSPVIRSSHLVDLSNQLDETAFAAPADADQEQEAYDQGVDGRQTTVESHFLLKARVTAVPGVGSSQEAKLRRLGIHTVQDLLTYYPREHHDYSKLEKIATIPLEQVVTIMGMIWEVQNVRSASGRVRTIARVSDETGQIRATWFNQPYLLKQLTRGSYIVLTGVKQRFGNKVEFNVRSHELPEQGDLVNTGRLVPIYTLTEGLNAKALRRYTKWAVDRCAELLPEFLPATIRSQVGLPSLPQAVSQYHYPENEGRLVSARKRLAFDELFLIQLGMLARRAEWRSGVEGIALRVDLGQVFETVQESEVALLSSKLSASTPVSERPPAPGLWPVSIDKPFEAALPFRFTGAQRRVITEILADQGRAQPMCRLLQGDVGSGKTVVAAAALLTAAANGLQGVLMAPTEILAEQHYRTISRLLEPFGIRVALLIGSQRQRERAAMLAAAESGEAMVVVGTHALIQEGVTFARLGFVVVDEQHRFGVEQRDALRQKGYNPHMLVMTATPIPRTLALTLYGDLDISTLDEMPQGRQQIITRWRSGTRRAEAYHVIAEQVALGRQAYVICPLIEESETLEDVKAAVVEYERLRTQVFPTLRLGLVHGGLKGGEKEQVMRRFRDGELDVLVATAVVEVGVDVANATVMAIEDADRFGLSQLHQFRGRVGRGEHQSYCYVLSEGSGP, encoded by the coding sequence GTGCTACCACCTGTCATCGAGAAGGCTCGTAAGATTCTCCTCCATGAGCAGCGTTTGGGACATACCGATCAAACGGTGCGCCCAGGCGGGCTAGAAGCCTTTGTAGCACGCTGGGCCGACGAAGTAGAGAAGCTGCGGCTGTCCGGCGCGCTGGCTGATGCTGCCAGCGCGCTGCCGGTTGAGCAAGCCATTCAACACTTATTGCAGGACTATCACACGCTTGATCCCATGCAGCGGGCCGCGCGAGTGCGCGCCGCGCTCGCTCGACTAAGCGGGCAGGCTCCCGAAACGACGCCGGATGGAAAAGCATCCGGGTTTTCTGCGCGGCCTGCGGCTCGCCCGATGACTACGGCTCAAGAAGCGCGTATACTTCCCTCATCTGAACCGCGCAAGAGCGCGCCTGGATCCCAAGTATCCCCATCGAGAAGCGGGCAATCTCAGGGAGCTGAGCCAGCCACTGCCCCAGGCCCCGTGATGCAAGAGGCAGCGCCCTGGGAACTGCTGCCCTCGCGCGGGCCAATCTCTTCACCAGTGATTCGCAGCAGCCATCTGGTGGATTTATCGAATCAACTCGATGAAACTGCATTCGCTGCGCCTGCTGATGCTGACCAGGAGCAAGAGGCGTATGACCAGGGGGTTGATGGCAGGCAAACGACGGTAGAGAGCCATTTTCTGCTGAAAGCGCGGGTGACGGCGGTTCCTGGGGTTGGCTCGTCGCAAGAGGCGAAGCTGCGTCGGCTGGGTATCCATACGGTGCAAGATTTGCTTACCTATTATCCGCGCGAACACCACGATTACAGCAAGCTAGAAAAAATTGCGACGATTCCGTTGGAGCAGGTGGTGACGATTATGGGGATGATCTGGGAGGTGCAGAATGTACGCAGCGCCAGCGGCAGAGTGCGCACTATCGCCAGAGTCTCGGATGAGACCGGCCAGATTCGCGCTACCTGGTTTAATCAGCCCTATCTGCTCAAACAGTTGACGCGCGGCAGCTATATTGTCCTGACCGGCGTGAAGCAGCGCTTCGGCAACAAAGTCGAGTTCAACGTGCGCAGCCACGAACTGCCGGAGCAGGGCGATCTGGTGAACACGGGACGGCTGGTCCCGATCTATACCCTCACCGAAGGACTCAACGCTAAGGCGCTGCGCCGCTATACCAAGTGGGCGGTGGACCGCTGTGCCGAACTGCTGCCAGAGTTCCTGCCCGCGACGATTCGTTCGCAGGTGGGGCTGCCATCCCTGCCCCAGGCGGTCAGCCAGTACCACTATCCAGAGAACGAGGGGCGGCTGGTCAGCGCCAGGAAGCGGCTGGCATTTGATGAACTATTTTTGATTCAGCTAGGGATGCTGGCGCGCCGCGCGGAGTGGAGGAGTGGGGTCGAGGGTATCGCGCTGAGGGTTGATCTGGGGCAGGTTTTCGAGACGGTGCAGGAGAGCGAGGTCGCGCTGCTGTCCTCAAAACTATCCGCTTCGACACCTGTGAGTGAGCGACCCCCAGCGCCGGGGCTGTGGCCGGTTTCCATCGATAAGCCGTTCGAGGCGGCGCTGCCGTTTCGCTTCACCGGAGCGCAGCGCCGGGTGATTACCGAGATTCTGGCGGACCAGGGGCGCGCGCAGCCAATGTGCCGCCTGCTGCAAGGCGATGTGGGGTCGGGCAAAACGGTGGTTGCGGCGGCGGCGCTCTTGACGGCGGCGGCCAATGGCTTGCAGGGTGTGTTGATGGCGCCGACGGAAATTCTGGCCGAGCAGCACTATCGTACTATATCGCGGCTGCTGGAGCCGTTTGGCATCCGCGTCGCGCTGTTGATCGGCAGCCAGCGCCAGCGCGAGCGCGCGGCCATGCTGGCGGCGGCGGAATCGGGCGAAGCGATGGTGGTGGTGGGCACGCATGCCTTGATACAGGAGGGTGTGACGTTTGCGCGGTTGGGGTTTGTGGTGGTGGACGAGCAGCACCGCTTTGGCGTCGAGCAGCGCGACGCCCTGCGCCAGAAGGGCTACAATCCGCATATGCTGGTGATGACGGCTACGCCCATTCCGCGCACGCTGGCCTTGACGCTCTATGGCGATCTGGATATTTCGACGCTGGATGAAATGCCCCAGGGCCGCCAGCAGATTATCACCCGCTGGCGTTCCGGCACGCGGCGTGCTGAAGCGTACCATGTGATTGCCGAGCAGGTGGCGCTTGGTCGCCAGGCGTATGTGATCTGCCCGCTGATCGAAGAATCCGAAACGCTGGAGGATGTGAAAGCCGCTGTTGTGGAGTACGAGCGGCTGCGCACCCAGGTCTTCCCGACGCTGCGGCTGGGGCTGGTGCATGGCGGGCTGAAGGGCGGCGAAAAAGAACAGGTGATGCGGCGTTTCCGCGATGGCGAACTGGATGTACTGGTCGCTACCGCCGTCGTCGAGGTGGGCGTGGATGTAGCCAACGCGACGGTGATGGCGATTGAAGACGCCGACCGCTTTGGCCTGTCGCAGCTGCATCAGTTTCGCGGGCGCGTCGGGCGCGGCGAACATCAATCCTACTGCTATGTGCTGAGCGAAGGCTCCGGCCCGCA
- a CDS encoding sigma 54-interacting transcriptional regulator, whose amino-acid sequence MPTQEKPRTIRELRQTDYQVLSVKEEMRKNLIETIRKGEDLFPGIIGYEDTVIPQVENAILSEQDIIFLGERGQAKTRIARSLIHLLDEEVPIIAGCEINDNPFSPICKACRDKVAEEGDDVAITWIGRDRRYGEKLATPDITISDLIGEVDPIRVAEGRYLADELTIHYGLIPRTNRGIFCINELPDLAERIQVGLLNIMEERDVQIRGYKVRLPLDVYVVASANPEDYTNRGRIITPLKDRCGSEIRTHYPREVEDEITIMEAESARFVADGLETSYPKYMKEIIAEITHQARRSQDISQRSGVSVRVSISNYENVMSNAIRRSIRLNEHQAVPRISDLPALVASTSGKIELDTVGDAKEDRIIQKLMKNAIVKVFGDYFEVREFEQLVAGFEKGLSVQAADNLPSMEYVHQLARVGGLKQAVAKLNGHGTPASVASAIEFILEGLHLNRRLNKNETGGRARYSR is encoded by the coding sequence GTGCCTACACAAGAGAAGCCCCGTACCATTCGAGAACTACGACAGACAGATTACCAGGTTCTTTCGGTAAAAGAAGAGATGCGTAAGAACCTGATTGAGACGATTCGGAAAGGCGAAGACCTTTTCCCCGGCATTATCGGCTATGAAGATACCGTCATCCCCCAGGTGGAGAATGCTATCCTTTCAGAGCAGGACATCATCTTCCTGGGCGAGCGCGGCCAGGCAAAAACACGCATTGCCCGCAGCCTGATTCACCTGCTTGATGAAGAAGTACCCATTATTGCGGGCTGTGAAATCAACGACAACCCCTTTAGCCCGATCTGCAAAGCCTGCCGGGATAAAGTAGCAGAGGAAGGCGATGATGTCGCCATCACCTGGATTGGCCGGGACCGGCGCTACGGCGAAAAGCTGGCAACGCCGGATATTACCATCTCCGACCTGATCGGCGAGGTGGACCCGATTCGTGTGGCCGAAGGGCGCTATCTGGCTGATGAACTCACCATTCACTATGGCCTGATTCCGCGCACGAACCGGGGCATCTTCTGCATCAACGAGCTGCCTGATCTGGCCGAACGCATCCAGGTGGGCTTGCTGAACATCATGGAAGAGCGCGATGTGCAGATTCGCGGCTACAAAGTGCGCCTGCCTCTGGATGTGTATGTCGTTGCCAGCGCCAACCCTGAAGACTATACGAATCGCGGGCGTATTATTACCCCGCTGAAAGACCGCTGCGGCTCCGAGATTCGCACCCACTATCCACGCGAAGTGGAAGACGAGATCACCATCATGGAGGCCGAAAGCGCCCGGTTCGTCGCCGACGGGTTGGAGACGAGCTATCCCAAGTATATGAAGGAGATTATCGCCGAGATCACGCATCAGGCCCGGCGCAGCCAGGACATCAGCCAGCGATCCGGTGTCAGTGTGCGCGTCTCTATCTCCAATTACGAAAACGTCATGAGCAACGCCATCCGGCGCTCCATCCGGCTTAACGAGCATCAGGCGGTGCCGCGCATCAGCGACCTTCCGGCGCTCGTCGCTTCCACCAGCGGCAAGATCGAACTCGATACCGTTGGTGACGCCAAAGAGGACCGCATCATACAGAAGCTCATGAAGAACGCCATCGTCAAAGTCTTTGGCGATTATTTCGAGGTACGCGAGTTTGAGCAGCTTGTGGCTGGCTTCGAGAAGGGGCTGAGCGTGCAGGCAGCGGATAACCTGCCCTCGATGGAGTACGTCCACCAGCTTGCCCGGGTCGGCGGTCTCAAGCAGGCGGTTGCCAAACTCAACGGACATGGTACGCCGGCCTCTGTCGCTTCGGCCATCGAATTCATTTTGGAAGGGCTGCATCTGAACCGCCGCCTGAACAAAAATGAAACCGGCGGGCGCGCCCGCTACAGCCGTTAG
- a CDS encoding TRC40/GET3/ArsA family transport-energizing ATPase, with protein MRIILYLGKGGVGKTTISAATAARAAELGKRTLVVSTDLAHSLADCFDRPLTAEPIQVADHLWAQEVNVLEEMRQQWGKVQHYVGSVLKKQGVEEVVAEEMAVIPGMDELISLMNIYRNARDGDFETVVIDAAPTGETMRLLSMPESFLWYVGRTSALQKTALSMAKPLLKAFVPSTVNLAESIQRLNERVKGLREVLTNPEISSYRLVVNPEKMVIKEALRAETYLALYNYPIDGVVCNRVLPQAVYQDVFMQRLLESQERYRQQIYNTFKPLPIWEGPYLSEEILGVEALGKLAHTIFGEDDPTQVFYRGAVQELAKNGQGYILRLPLPHVELDKVVLTKKGDEMVVEVGNFKRELTLPAVLMPMDAKVARFVDKNLEIHFEPAAATA; from the coding sequence ATGCGGATAATCCTCTATCTGGGGAAAGGTGGCGTTGGCAAGACGACCATCTCGGCGGCGACAGCAGCACGCGCCGCTGAGTTGGGGAAGCGGACCCTGGTCGTGAGCACTGATCTGGCGCATAGCCTCGCCGATTGTTTTGATCGTCCGCTGACGGCTGAGCCGATCCAGGTTGCCGATCACCTCTGGGCGCAGGAAGTGAATGTGCTGGAGGAGATGCGCCAGCAGTGGGGCAAGGTGCAGCATTATGTCGGGTCGGTCTTGAAGAAACAGGGTGTTGAAGAGGTGGTTGCTGAGGAGATGGCGGTGATCCCTGGCATGGATGAACTTATCAGCTTGATGAATATTTATCGCAATGCGCGCGACGGCGACTTTGAGACGGTGGTGATTGATGCCGCCCCCACTGGCGAGACGATGCGGCTCTTGAGCATGCCGGAATCCTTTCTCTGGTACGTGGGACGCACGAGCGCACTGCAAAAAACGGCGTTGAGCATGGCAAAACCGCTGCTGAAAGCTTTTGTGCCCTCAACGGTGAATCTGGCGGAGTCCATCCAGCGTCTCAACGAGCGCGTGAAGGGGCTGCGCGAGGTGCTCACCAACCCGGAGATCAGTTCGTATCGGCTGGTGGTCAACCCGGAGAAGATGGTGATTAAAGAAGCGCTGCGGGCGGAGACGTATCTGGCGCTCTATAACTACCCCATTGATGGCGTGGTCTGCAATCGTGTCTTGCCTCAAGCGGTGTATCAGGATGTGTTTATGCAGCGCCTGCTGGAGTCGCAGGAGCGTTATCGCCAGCAGATTTATAACACCTTCAAGCCACTGCCCATCTGGGAGGGGCCGTATCTCTCTGAAGAGATTCTAGGTGTGGAGGCGCTGGGGAAACTAGCCCATACGATCTTTGGCGAAGACGATCCGACGCAGGTTTTTTATCGCGGCGCGGTGCAGGAACTGGCGAAGAACGGCCAGGGCTATATCTTGCGGCTGCCTCTGCCCCATGTGGAACTGGATAAAGTCGTCTTGACCAAGAAGGGCGATGAGATGGTAGTAGAGGTAGGCAACTTTAAGCGCGAATTGACACTTCCGGCAGTGCTGATGCCTATGGATGCCAAAGTGGCGCGCTTTGTTGATAAAAACCTGGAAATCCATTTTGAACCGGCAGCCGCAACGGCGTAG
- a CDS encoding DNA methyltransferase, with protein sequence MPQGFTVRFLAFTDGESLSIIFIKYSLFISDVWEVMPVDVPAILAEIRSRVQLSQEGLAHVLGVSFVSVNRWERGAGIPSPAQLHKILEIYQASLDDQIARPFNQLERSTFSSRGIQRRQPSPTLFDPLPPHIDLSPGEFPPVISRVSTGQYFGSRGEDHLRLMLAEHSAPAATVDNPPQSNMSAGKNTYTYDAHTYHTKVPPQGIAELVKHYLPDGGLVLDAFAGSGMTGVACRILGYDSILNELSPAACFIANRFISTIDPGLFNAGVTAVLNELQDLRASLYTTNCRECGKATEILYTVWSYRVLCNECGHEFLLWDHCRKYGKRVRDHKILTQFPCPACGRNLEKSHLKRTIAQPVQIGYICCGSRQQEMVHPLSQADLELVSRLEALTPVAEGYYPRMDLPDGVNLRQPKNHGIDRIDRFYTPRNLAAMSHLWRAIHRIADPELAAYLAFVFTSLYQRVTRLSEFRFWGGSGNTARFNVPFIFNEANVFITFARKARTIQDHLEATAIRYRGRSAVIQHSATLLDYLPDESVDLIFTDPPFGANINYSEMNILWESWLGRFTDAHDEAIVNKVQGKDVGAYQSLMTQSLKECYRVLRSGHWLLLVFMNSSSHVWDALRAAIVEAGFEIHAADIFDKQHGTFKHFVSENTAGCDLVLYCLKPLHRSPKSADQSNEALRDSIFSFLSKIDVRKQTNVYLHVSREEEIDFRKLYSDWIAKAIFQGSRVLGFAEFRTIVKQWLDSSP encoded by the coding sequence TTGCCCCAAGGCTTCACCGTCCGCTTTCTGGCCTTTACAGATGGCGAAAGCCTGAGTATCATATTTATCAAATATTCTTTATTTATAAGTGATGTCTGGGAGGTAATGCCGGTGGATGTTCCAGCCATTCTGGCAGAAATCCGCAGCCGGGTGCAACTTTCGCAAGAAGGTCTTGCTCATGTGTTAGGGGTTTCTTTTGTCTCGGTGAACAGATGGGAACGAGGAGCGGGTATACCTAGCCCAGCCCAGTTACACAAAATCCTGGAGATATATCAGGCTTCTCTGGATGACCAGATAGCTCGTCCCTTCAACCAGCTTGAAAGAAGTACATTCTCATCGCGTGGTATACAGCGGCGCCAACCATCCCCTACGCTTTTCGATCCCTTGCCGCCACATATTGACCTCTCTCCTGGTGAGTTTCCTCCGGTCATCAGCCGCGTAAGCACCGGTCAATACTTTGGCAGCAGGGGAGAAGATCATCTTCGCCTTATGCTTGCAGAACACTCGGCGCCTGCTGCCACGGTTGACAATCCACCGCAGAGCAATATGTCGGCTGGAAAAAACACGTACACTTACGACGCGCATACGTACCATACAAAGGTTCCTCCCCAGGGGATAGCAGAACTTGTGAAACACTATCTACCAGATGGAGGCCTGGTTCTGGATGCTTTTGCAGGCAGCGGAATGACTGGTGTGGCATGTAGGATACTTGGCTATGATAGTATTCTGAATGAATTATCCCCAGCCGCTTGCTTCATAGCGAACCGATTTATATCTACTATCGATCCGGGCCTTTTCAATGCAGGAGTCACGGCAGTTCTCAACGAGCTTCAAGACCTGCGTGCCAGCCTCTATACCACCAATTGCCGCGAATGTGGGAAAGCTACCGAGATTTTATATACTGTCTGGTCGTATCGAGTTCTTTGTAATGAATGTGGGCATGAATTCCTCTTATGGGATCATTGTCGCAAGTATGGAAAAAGGGTTCGAGATCATAAGATACTGACACAATTTCCTTGCCCGGCATGTGGGCGGAACTTAGAAAAGTCTCACCTGAAGAGAACGATAGCTCAACCTGTACAAATCGGCTATATATGCTGTGGATCACGCCAGCAAGAGATGGTACACCCACTGAGCCAGGCAGACCTGGAGCTTGTTTCTCGGCTGGAGGCGTTAACGCCGGTAGCCGAGGGCTACTATCCACGTATGGACCTTCCCGATGGCGTCAACTTACGCCAACCGAAGAATCATGGTATTGACCGCATTGATCGCTTTTACACCCCTCGAAACCTTGCCGCCATGAGCCATCTCTGGCGCGCAATTCATCGGATTGCCGACCCTGAACTTGCGGCTTACCTTGCTTTCGTCTTCACCTCCTTGTACCAACGTGTAACCCGGCTCTCAGAATTTCGGTTTTGGGGTGGGAGTGGTAATACGGCCCGGTTTAATGTTCCCTTTATTTTTAACGAAGCTAACGTTTTCATCACGTTTGCCCGCAAGGCACGCACAATTCAAGACCATTTAGAAGCCACAGCCATCCGCTACCGGGGAAGATCTGCTGTTATTCAGCATTCTGCCACCTTGCTTGATTATCTGCCAGATGAGTCTGTTGATTTAATCTTTACCGATCCCCCTTTTGGCGCCAATATCAATTATAGTGAGATGAACATCCTTTGGGAGTCTTGGTTGGGCCGATTCACCGATGCCCATGATGAGGCGATTGTCAACAAGGTACAAGGCAAAGATGTAGGCGCTTACCAATCCTTGATGACACAGAGCCTGAAGGAATGCTATCGGGTTCTGCGCAGCGGGCATTGGTTGCTCCTCGTTTTTATGAACTCATCCAGCCATGTTTGGGATGCTTTACGCGCAGCCATAGTAGAAGCAGGATTTGAGATCCATGCGGCTGACATCTTTGATAAACAACATGGCACCTTCAAGCACTTCGTCAGTGAAAACACGGCTGGCTGCGATCTGGTACTCTATTGTCTAAAACCGCTTCATAGATCGCCCAAAAGCGCAGATCAAAGCAATGAAGCACTGAGAGATTCTATCTTCTCCTTTCTAAGCAAGATTGATGTAAGGAAGCAGACAAATGTGTATCTCCATGTCTCCCGTGAAGAGGAGATTGATTTCCGCAAACTCTATAGTGATTGGATCGCTAAGGCCATTTTTCAGGGATCGAGAGTCCTGGGCTTTGCAGAGTTTCGCACGATTGTCAAGCAGTGGCTTGATAGCTCTCCGTAA